A genome region from Synergistaceae bacterium includes the following:
- a CDS encoding UDP-glucose/GDP-mannose dehydrogenase family protein translates to MKLAIIGAGYVGLVTGTCLARFGNTVVCVDTDKKKIDMLNRGEVPFYEPGLPDMVKRNMREGRLSFSPELPPALEDTEACFVCVGTPAGPNGGANLCFVESASRDIGRSMTRDLLVVVKSTVPVGTNVKVQGWIVEELERRGVGLSPEMVSNPEFLREGAAVQDFVEPDRVVVGVNSPETIGRMRELYSFLEPEKVLFMDIASAEMSKYASNAMLATRISFMNEMANICERVGANVDDVRHAMAFDTRIGSKFLYAGCGYGGSCFPKDVRAIRDFAASAGYVSQILTAVDEVNLRQKEVLFQKLAAHFEPRGGIQGRTVALWGLSFKPKTSDTREAPAQTLIRRLLREDVRVQAHDPRSIEETRGVLGEHRQLLYMSTPYDALCGADALVVATEWDIYKQPDFDRVRRLLKEPVIVDGRNLYALSDMRRRGFDYYSVGRPVVRRG, encoded by the coding sequence ATGAAACTGGCCATCATAGGCGCCGGTTACGTTGGACTGGTGACGGGAACGTGTCTGGCCCGATTCGGGAACACGGTGGTCTGTGTGGACACCGACAAAAAAAAGATCGACATGCTGAACAGGGGAGAGGTTCCGTTCTATGAGCCTGGCCTTCCCGACATGGTGAAACGCAATATGAGGGAGGGGCGGCTGTCCTTTTCTCCGGAGCTTCCGCCGGCGCTGGAGGACACGGAGGCGTGTTTCGTCTGCGTGGGAACTCCTGCCGGCCCGAACGGCGGCGCGAACCTGTGCTTTGTGGAGTCCGCCTCGCGGGATATTGGACGTTCCATGACGCGGGATCTGCTGGTGGTGGTCAAATCCACCGTGCCGGTGGGGACGAATGTCAAAGTTCAGGGCTGGATCGTCGAAGAACTGGAGAGGCGCGGGGTCGGTCTGTCCCCGGAGATGGTTTCGAATCCCGAATTTCTTCGGGAGGGGGCGGCGGTTCAGGATTTTGTGGAGCCGGATCGGGTGGTGGTGGGGGTGAATTCCCCGGAGACCATTGGGCGAATGAGGGAACTTTACTCCTTTCTGGAGCCGGAAAAGGTTCTTTTTATGGACATCGCCTCCGCCGAGATGTCGAAATACGCTTCCAACGCCATGCTGGCGACCCGCATTTCCTTTATGAACGAGATGGCGAACATTTGCGAGCGCGTGGGGGCCAATGTGGACGACGTCCGTCACGCCATGGCTTTCGATACGCGTATCGGCAGCAAATTTCTGTACGCGGGCTGCGGTTACGGAGGGTCCTGTTTCCCCAAAGACGTTCGGGCAATTCGGGATTTTGCGGCATCTGCGGGGTATGTTTCGCAGATCCTCACCGCCGTGGACGAGGTGAACCTCCGCCAGAAGGAAGTTCTTTTCCAGAAACTCGCCGCTCATTTCGAGCCCCGGGGCGGTATTCAGGGGCGCACCGTGGCTCTGTGGGGGCTGTCCTTCAAGCCCAAGACCTCCGATACACGGGAGGCGCCGGCGCAGACCCTGATCCGCCGCCTTCTCAGAGAGGACGTGCGGGTTCAGGCTCACGACCCCCGATCCATCGAAGAAACTCGCGGCGTGCTGGGAGAACACCGACAGCTGCTTTACATGTCCACGCCCTATGACGCTCTCTGCGGCGCGGACGCCCTCGTGGTGGCCACGGAGTGGGACATCTACAAACAACCGGACTTCGACCGCGTCCGGCGTCTTTTGAAGGAACCGGTCATCGTGGACGGGCGCAACCTCTACGCGCTTTCCGACATGAGGCGCAGGGGTTTCGATTATTACTCCGTGGGCCGCCCGGTCGTGCGGAGAGGCTGA
- a CDS encoding ribonuclease J — translation MVTKYRGRSSSAKDAKEKTTGRTTKSKSAQLKFIPLGGLGEIGKNMYVLEYGDDIIVIDSGLMFPDQELPGIDFIVPDISYLEANREKVLAIILTHGHEDHTGGLPFVLQRLKRVPIYGTRLTLGLVGNKLREDLPAVEPKMHEVKAGEVVEIGSFRVKFIAVSHSIPDSVALAVETPLGRVIHTGDFKLDSTPIDGRITDYGSFAEEGDKGVLLLLSDSTNAERKGFTPSERLIGGTLERLYRNYRTRRIVISSFASNVHRIQQVADGAARFNRRIAFMGRSMIRNVELARTLGYLRIDEKMIIPAEEIEKIPENQLVLMTTGSQGEPFSGLVMMSRGEHRQITLGDRDAVFLLASVIPGNEKLVNNTINRLFALGCEVVYEADRQTHVSGHASSEELKIMLNLVHPRYFVPIHGEYRHLVRHSQLAQDVGIPSRNIFIMTNGEVLTFQKGGRPGQKDRVQAGAVLIDGNAVGELRSRVMKERRELAEDGIIAVSVALSRNGALLAPVVVESRGFFSQDEDSGILDEMRDAAERAVREFAGSRSVDAEAVGRTLKTRLRDVARRRNASYAAVLPLISVAGVHSDEKNWLEKEFF, via the coding sequence ATGGTTACAAAATACCGTGGACGGAGTTCGTCCGCGAAGGATGCGAAGGAAAAAACGACGGGCAGGACGACAAAAAGCAAAAGTGCCCAGTTGAAGTTCATTCCCCTTGGAGGGCTGGGGGAAATCGGGAAAAATATGTACGTCCTCGAATATGGAGACGACATCATCGTCATTGACAGCGGGTTGATGTTCCCGGATCAGGAGCTGCCCGGAATCGACTTTATCGTTCCGGATATTTCCTATCTGGAGGCCAATCGGGAGAAGGTACTGGCCATCATCCTCACCCACGGCCACGAAGATCACACGGGGGGGCTGCCCTTCGTCCTCCAGCGGCTGAAGCGCGTCCCCATTTACGGAACGCGTCTGACCCTGGGGCTGGTGGGGAACAAGCTGCGTGAGGACCTGCCCGCCGTGGAGCCGAAAATGCACGAGGTGAAGGCCGGGGAGGTCGTGGAGATCGGCAGCTTCAGGGTGAAGTTCATCGCCGTGAGCCACTCGATTCCGGACAGCGTCGCCCTTGCGGTGGAAACGCCTCTGGGACGGGTGATTCACACCGGCGACTTCAAGCTGGATTCCACCCCCATCGACGGCAGGATCACCGACTACGGCTCCTTCGCCGAAGAGGGCGACAAGGGCGTTCTTTTGCTTCTGTCCGACTCCACCAACGCCGAGCGCAAGGGCTTTACCCCCTCGGAACGGCTGATCGGCGGAACCCTGGAGCGTCTCTACCGGAACTACAGAACGCGGCGAATCGTCATCTCCTCCTTTGCCAGCAACGTTCACCGCATCCAGCAGGTGGCGGACGGGGCCGCGCGGTTCAACCGCCGGATCGCCTTCATGGGGCGCAGCATGATTCGCAACGTGGAACTGGCCCGCACCCTGGGGTACCTGCGTATCGACGAAAAAATGATCATCCCGGCGGAGGAAATCGAAAAAATTCCGGAAAATCAGCTGGTGCTCATGACGACGGGCAGTCAGGGAGAGCCCTTTTCCGGCCTCGTGATGATGAGCCGCGGCGAACACCGGCAGATCACGCTGGGCGATCGGGACGCCGTCTTTCTGCTGGCCTCCGTCATCCCCGGCAACGAGAAGCTGGTCAACAACACGATCAACCGCCTTTTCGCCCTGGGCTGCGAGGTCGTCTACGAAGCGGACCGGCAGACCCACGTCTCCGGGCACGCTTCCTCGGAGGAGCTCAAAATCATGCTGAACCTGGTTCATCCCCGCTATTTCGTCCCGATTCACGGGGAATACCGTCATCTCGTGCGGCATTCCCAGCTCGCCCAGGACGTGGGCATTCCCTCCCGAAACATCTTCATCATGACCAACGGGGAGGTGCTGACCTTCCAGAAGGGCGGACGGCCCGGTCAGAAGGACCGCGTTCAGGCCGGAGCGGTGCTCATCGACGGGAACGCGGTGGGAGAGCTTCGGAGCCGCGTGATGAAGGAGCGGAGAGAGCTGGCGGAGGACGGGATCATCGCGGTTTCCGTAGCTCTGTCCCGGAACGGGGCTCTGTTGGCGCCGGTCGTGGTGGAGAGCCGGGGCTTTTTCTCCCAGGACGAGGACAGCGGAATACTCGACGAGATGCGGGACGCGGCGGAGCGGGCCGTTCGGGAGTTTGCCGGCAGCCGCTCGGTGGACGCCGAGGCCGTGGGCAGAACCCTCAAAACCCGCCTTCGGGATGTTGCCCGACGCCGAAACGCCTCCTACGCGGCGGTCCTGCCGCTGATCTCCGTGGCTGGGGTTCACTCCGACGAGAAAAACTGGCTGGAAAAAGAATTTTTTTAG
- a CDS encoding Maf family protein, with the protein MNGEILLASGSPRRRELLRGMGWNFRVVVPEADETILPEESPAELCVRLSGLKARAVRDMETNMEMNMETNKKQSRKNFLVIAADTVVVVDGSILGKPLDDDDALRMLRLLQGRSHEVLTGVSVLWGERSRSGFERTLVTFRPLSEAEMRAYAATGEGRDKAGAYAIQGRGSLLVSSIEGDYFNVVGLPLCRLGRMLEELGMDLIGQWSGNGMSQMEEKMRTVKAWERCS; encoded by the coding sequence ATGAACGGAGAAATCCTGCTGGCCTCCGGAAGTCCAAGGCGACGGGAGCTTCTGAGGGGAATGGGGTGGAACTTTCGAGTCGTCGTCCCCGAGGCCGACGAAACCATTTTGCCGGAGGAGTCTCCGGCGGAGCTGTGCGTCCGTCTTTCCGGGCTCAAGGCGCGGGCTGTTCGGGACATGGAAACGAATATGGAAATGAATATGGAAACGAATAAAAAACAGAGCCGGAAGAACTTCCTCGTCATTGCCGCCGACACCGTGGTGGTGGTGGATGGCTCGATTCTGGGCAAACCTCTGGACGACGACGACGCCCTGAGAATGCTGAGGCTCCTTCAGGGGCGTTCTCACGAAGTTCTCACCGGCGTCAGCGTTCTTTGGGGAGAGCGGAGCCGCAGCGGATTCGAAAGGACCCTCGTTACGTTTCGCCCCCTGAGCGAGGCCGAAATGAGAGCCTACGCCGCCACCGGCGAGGGCAGGGACAAGGCGGGGGCTTATGCCATACAGGGACGGGGGTCGCTGTTGGTGTCCTCCATCGAGGGGGATTATTTCAACGTGGTGGGCCTGCCTCTTTGCCGTCTCGGAAGGATGCTGGAGGAACTGGGAATGGACCTGATCGGGCAATGGTCCGGAAACGGGATGAGCCAAATGGAGGAAAAGATGCGGACAGTGAAGGCGTGGGAGAGATGCTCATGA
- a CDS encoding DUF5693 family protein — translation MRISSRAFLLCVGAVVLLCAGMGLVPRLRAEETVRTVAIVADWRDIDLLSRGEGVSSARTLDFLKKKGLGGLMVGELFGEEILAGLGPATMHPVMSDTGKNQETLFTIAGNSPQASRAAELLAMRTGTQPFPLSASGDIGILWPIPMESLRKNGVIPDLDGLDAGTEANVPIFYRVAPASTWQLQQSLAVTKKVLSDYPGIAVVTPSGEVALGYPDMKPLASLLKERKVPAGMVEFSRQLGAVELDWLSFPALLPLHSVTNDELVARRIDRTVLRERLVRAATERSVRLVVLRPAVSGNVQSSVEAFGGEIETLARDLSAHGLKLEWPKVWSGPVWGMSFFSALACSMTLLLSLMRYMKRMGQDRENFEKIGPDHLGMIVFVLLSGALAAAVWKISAAARLTGALTTAFIVTEATLIALDDPLHRWQSLAKGFIFCVGGGLAVAALFSFPLYMLRLNTFSGVKLTLMLPPVLVLLHDLRRRIHPESLSELLCRPPLFGELAFVLCLAVLLGLILFRSDNVRFISGFETQIRTTLERTLLARPRNREVFIGYPCLLLYAFAVQSRLWARYREILRLGVAIGFSSVVNSFCHYHTPLFFILLREFNGLWTGILLGLMATAAVRFVVLPAWRRIRFIAE, via the coding sequence ATGAGGATTTCTTCGCGCGCGTTTTTGCTTTGCGTTGGAGCCGTCGTGCTTCTGTGTGCGGGAATGGGACTCGTCCCCCGTTTGCGGGCCGAAGAAACAGTCCGGACCGTGGCGATCGTCGCGGACTGGCGGGACATCGACCTGCTGTCCAGAGGGGAAGGGGTGTCGTCGGCCCGAACCCTGGATTTTTTGAAGAAGAAAGGCCTCGGCGGGCTCATGGTGGGGGAGCTGTTTGGCGAGGAGATTCTGGCCGGCCTGGGCCCTGCGACCATGCATCCCGTGATGTCGGACACCGGAAAAAATCAGGAGACGCTTTTTACCATTGCCGGCAACTCCCCTCAGGCTTCCCGAGCGGCCGAACTTCTGGCCATGAGAACCGGAACGCAGCCTTTTCCCCTGTCCGCCTCCGGAGACATCGGAATCCTCTGGCCGATTCCCATGGAGTCTCTGCGAAAAAACGGCGTCATTCCCGATCTGGATGGGCTGGACGCGGGGACGGAAGCGAACGTTCCCATATTTTACCGCGTGGCTCCCGCGTCGACCTGGCAGCTTCAGCAGTCCCTGGCGGTAACGAAAAAAGTTCTCTCCGACTATCCCGGGATCGCCGTGGTTACCCCCTCGGGAGAGGTGGCCCTGGGGTATCCGGACATGAAACCTCTGGCGTCGCTTCTGAAAGAGCGGAAGGTGCCCGCGGGCATGGTGGAATTTTCGCGGCAGCTGGGCGCCGTGGAGCTGGACTGGCTTTCCTTTCCCGCCCTTCTTCCGCTGCACAGCGTGACGAACGATGAGCTCGTGGCCCGGCGAATCGACAGAACCGTCCTGCGGGAGCGCCTGGTTCGGGCGGCGACGGAGCGTTCGGTGCGTCTTGTGGTTTTGCGCCCCGCCGTTTCGGGCAACGTTCAGTCCTCCGTGGAGGCTTTCGGCGGAGAAATAGAGACCCTGGCGAGGGATCTCTCCGCTCACGGGCTGAAACTGGAGTGGCCAAAGGTCTGGTCCGGACCGGTCTGGGGCATGAGCTTTTTCTCGGCGCTGGCCTGTTCGATGACGCTGCTTCTTTCCCTGATGCGCTACATGAAGCGCATGGGGCAGGACAGGGAGAATTTTGAAAAAATTGGGCCGGATCACCTGGGTATGATCGTTTTTGTCCTGCTGTCGGGGGCTCTGGCCGCAGCCGTCTGGAAAATCAGCGCGGCGGCCCGCCTTACGGGAGCTCTGACCACGGCATTTATCGTCACGGAGGCCACGCTCATCGCCCTTGACGATCCTCTGCATCGCTGGCAGTCGCTGGCGAAGGGATTCATTTTTTGCGTTGGAGGGGGGCTTGCCGTCGCCGCTCTGTTCAGTTTTCCCCTTTATATGCTGCGCCTGAACACTTTTTCGGGAGTGAAACTCACCCTGATGCTGCCTCCGGTGCTGGTGCTTCTGCATGACCTGCGCCGTCGGATCCATCCGGAATCCCTGTCCGAACTGCTCTGCCGGCCGCCGCTTTTCGGGGAGCTGGCTTTCGTCCTGTGCCTGGCGGTGCTGCTGGGTCTCATCCTTTTCCGCAGCGACAATGTCCGCTTCATCTCCGGCTTCGAGACGCAAATTCGAACCACTCTCGAAAGGACGCTGCTCGCCAGGCCCCGAAACAGAGAGGTATTCATCGGTTATCCCTGCCTGCTGCTTTATGCCTTTGCGGTGCAATCCCGCCTGTGGGCGCGTTATCGCGAAATTCTGCGTTTGGGGGTGGCCATTGGTTTTTCCTCCGTGGTGAACAGCTTCTGCCACTATCACACCCCTCTGTTCTTTATCCTGCTGCGGGAGTTCAACGGGCTCTGGACGGGGATTCTTCTGGGGCTTATGGCGACGGCGGCGGTGAGATTTGTCGTGCTTCCGGCCTGGCGGCGGATTCGATTTATCGCGGAATGA
- the csaB gene encoding polysaccharide pyruvyl transferase CsaB, translating into MKVDGMKADGSMPDPGRYRVALAGYYGFGNFGDELLAEAAIAALSRCGVGRREIVLLSGAPEETSRRFGVEAVNRWDLLKVARALRRSDTLLLGGGGLFQDASSRRSCLYYWGLVRLACFCGAVPGALGQSVGPLSGALGRWMTRDALRRCRVVQVRDEVSRGLCNDLGVSVETGCDPAFSLGEFFSFRPSSSSVSGPRKILINLRPCAGKLPERFARALAERLSESQGREEPVGLALSDEDAGVMTALIERKILPPMPLERIDRGADALRLWRNASEAWGMRLHFAVLSSLMGAPMGVAPYDPKVQSFADRYGVPVWREGKLPKPRPAVGTPPPDAARWEIDAICRSLLTPDF; encoded by the coding sequence ATGAAGGTTGACGGAATGAAGGCCGACGGTTCCATGCCCGACCCCGGACGTTATCGTGTGGCTCTGGCCGGTTATTACGGATTCGGCAACTTCGGCGACGAACTTCTGGCGGAGGCCGCCATCGCGGCGCTGTCCCGATGCGGGGTGGGCCGGAGGGAGATCGTCCTGCTGTCCGGCGCGCCGGAGGAGACCTCCCGCCGGTTCGGAGTCGAGGCGGTGAACCGCTGGGACCTGCTGAAGGTGGCTCGGGCGCTTCGTCGCAGCGACACGCTTCTGCTGGGCGGGGGAGGGCTCTTTCAGGACGCCAGCAGCCGGCGTTCCTGTCTGTACTACTGGGGTCTGGTGCGGCTTGCCTGTTTCTGCGGCGCCGTTCCCGGGGCCCTGGGGCAGTCGGTGGGGCCGCTGTCCGGAGCCCTGGGGCGATGGATGACCCGGGACGCCCTGAGGCGGTGCCGCGTCGTTCAGGTGAGAGACGAGGTGTCCCGGGGGCTTTGCAATGATCTGGGAGTCTCCGTCGAGACGGGGTGCGACCCGGCCTTCTCCCTCGGCGAATTTTTTTCTTTCCGGCCCTCTTCCTCCTCCGTTTCGGGACCCCGCAAAATTTTGATCAACCTGCGGCCCTGCGCCGGAAAGCTGCCGGAGCGTTTCGCCCGGGCTCTGGCGGAAAGGCTGTCCGAATCTCAGGGACGGGAGGAGCCTGTGGGGTTGGCCCTGTCCGATGAAGACGCGGGTGTGATGACGGCTTTGATCGAAAGAAAGATTCTGCCGCCCATGCCTCTGGAGCGAATCGACAGGGGAGCCGACGCCCTGCGCCTGTGGCGGAACGCCTCCGAGGCCTGGGGAATGCGGCTTCATTTCGCTGTGCTTTCCTCCCTGATGGGGGCGCCGATGGGAGTTGCGCCTTATGATCCGAAGGTTCAGTCTTTCGCCGACCGGTACGGCGTTCCCGTCTGGAGGGAGGGGAAGCTCCCCAAGCCCCGTCCCGCCGTGGGGACGCCCCCGCCGGACGCGGCGAGGTGGGAAATTGACGCCATTTGCCGCAGTCTGCTGACGCCGGATTTTTGA
- a CDS encoding undecaprenyl-diphosphate phosphatase, whose product MFFDWHTLVLGAVQGLTEFLPISSSGHLALLQTWFGFSSSGLLAFDLLMHCATTLAVLIFFRNDIVRLLKQWFGGFLNSNARKDEGWRFGWAVLAGTVATALLAFPLKHLAESALLSPLAVGAGLLATAGILCLVPLLAEGDREVSIRIAFLVGLGQGIAVFPGLSRSGVTIMAALALGLAAPEAFRLSFLMSIPSILGASLLEFRDLLRSPAALPDGWPAGAVAAFLLGYLALGVMRRMVLSGRWAYFGIYCFLLGIFVVVSSVMTAL is encoded by the coding sequence ATGTTTTTTGACTGGCATACGCTGGTTCTGGGCGCGGTACAGGGTCTGACGGAGTTTCTTCCGATCAGCAGTTCGGGACATCTGGCGCTTCTGCAGACCTGGTTCGGCTTTTCCTCGTCCGGCCTGCTGGCTTTCGATCTGCTCATGCACTGCGCGACCACGCTGGCCGTGCTGATTTTCTTTCGTAACGACATCGTCCGGCTCCTGAAACAATGGTTTGGCGGATTCCTGAATTCGAATGCCCGGAAGGACGAGGGCTGGCGGTTTGGGTGGGCGGTTCTGGCGGGGACTGTGGCTACGGCCCTGCTGGCGTTTCCTCTCAAACACCTGGCCGAGTCCGCGCTGTTGTCCCCTCTGGCCGTGGGAGCGGGGCTTCTGGCGACGGCGGGAATTTTGTGCCTCGTCCCCCTTCTCGCGGAGGGCGACAGAGAGGTTTCGATCCGGATTGCCTTCCTCGTGGGGCTGGGGCAGGGCATAGCGGTGTTTCCTGGGCTTTCCCGGTCGGGAGTCACCATCATGGCGGCTCTGGCGCTGGGGCTGGCGGCCCCGGAGGCGTTTCGCCTGTCCTTCCTGATGTCCATCCCGTCCATTCTGGGGGCGAGCCTGCTGGAGTTCCGCGATCTGCTGCGGAGCCCCGCCGCTCTTCCCGACGGGTGGCCGGCGGGGGCCGTCGCCGCCTTTCTTCTGGGGTACCTTGCGCTTGGAGTTATGCGCCGCATGGTGCTGTCCGGCAGATGGGCGTACTTTGGAATCTACTGTTTTCTGCTGGGGATCTTCGTGGTCGTGTCCAGTGTCATGACCGCCCTTTAA